One Algibacter sp. L3A6 genomic region harbors:
- a CDS encoding RNA polymerase sigma factor, with the protein MKHEPTTDAILVSNYIKGDECALEVLIKRHKQRIYSFIYSKVYDGDVADDIFQDTFIKVIKTLKRGAYNEEGKFLPWVMRIAHNLVIDFFRKNSRMPKFDNTGEFSIFSVLSDSSLNAEKAIIKEQVENDVRRLVDELPEDQRDVLLMRIYNDMSFKEISERTGVSINTALGRMRYALINLRKIIEKHNIVLTD; encoded by the coding sequence ATGAAACACGAACCTACTACAGATGCTATTTTAGTTAGTAACTACATTAAAGGCGATGAATGTGCTTTAGAAGTACTTATAAAAAGGCACAAGCAAAGAATTTACAGTTTTATTTATTCGAAAGTATATGATGGCGATGTTGCCGACGATATTTTTCAGGATACTTTTATTAAGGTTATTAAAACCTTAAAACGAGGAGCTTACAATGAAGAAGGCAAATTTTTACCTTGGGTAATGCGTATTGCGCATAACTTGGTAATCGACTTTTTTAGAAAGAACAGCCGTATGCCTAAATTTGATAACACAGGCGAATTTAGTATTTTTTCGGTGCTTAGTGATAGCAGTTTAAATGCTGAAAAAGCAATTATTAAGGAACAGGTTGAGAACGATGTGCGCCGTTTGGTGGATGAGCTTCCGGAAGATCAACGTGATGTGCTTTTAATGCGTATTTATAATGATATGAGTTTTAAAGAAATATCTGAAAGAACAGGCGTTAGCATCAATACAGCTTTAGGAAGAATGCGCTATGCTTTAATAAACCTACGTAAAATAATTGAGAAGCATAACATTGTTTTAACCGATTAG
- a CDS encoding NAD(P)H-dependent flavin oxidoreductase gives METKLTTLLNIKHPIIQAPMFLVSNTAMVIEAMKSGIAGCIPALNYRTLEELKVAILELKAAKVEGGSFGFNLIVNKSNIKYKEQLRVLCEEGCDFIITSLGSPEETINQAHKAGIKVFCDVTDLHFAKKVEGLKADAAIAVNNEAGGHRGKLSPEALIKELKSNLNIPVISAGGVGCKVDIDKMISYGADGVSVGSPFIASVEAGVTEEYKQACVDYGAEDIVMTERISGTPCTVINTPYVQKIGTKSTWIESVLNKSKTLKKWVKMIRFSIGMKATEKAATKATYKTVWVAGPSISHTNAILPIRDIVKKLTS, from the coding sequence ATGGAAACTAAGCTCACCACACTACTTAATATAAAACACCCAATAATTCAGGCACCAATGTTTTTGGTATCTAATACCGCTATGGTTATCGAAGCCATGAAAAGTGGTATTGCTGGATGTATTCCTGCTTTAAACTACCGAACGCTAGAAGAACTAAAAGTGGCTATTCTGGAGTTGAAAGCAGCAAAAGTAGAAGGTGGATCTTTTGGTTTTAATTTAATAGTGAATAAATCGAACATAAAGTATAAAGAACAACTGCGCGTACTTTGCGAGGAAGGTTGCGATTTCATAATAACATCTTTAGGAAGTCCAGAAGAAACTATAAACCAAGCTCACAAAGCTGGTATTAAAGTATTTTGTGATGTAACAGATTTACATTTTGCTAAAAAAGTAGAGGGTTTAAAAGCAGATGCTGCTATAGCTGTAAATAATGAAGCTGGTGGACATAGAGGTAAATTATCTCCCGAAGCACTGATAAAAGAATTAAAATCCAATTTAAATATCCCAGTAATATCTGCTGGCGGTGTAGGCTGTAAAGTTGATATAGATAAAATGATAAGTTATGGTGCCGATGGAGTTTCGGTTGGAAGTCCATTTATAGCCTCAGTAGAAGCAGGTGTAACAGAAGAGTACAAACAAGCCTGTGTAGATTATGGAGCGGAAGATATTGTAATGACAGAGCGTATTTCTGGAACACCATGTACCGTAATAAATACACCTTATGTTCAAAAAATTGGAACAAAATCAACTTGGATAGAATCTGTTTTAAATAAAAGTAAAACCCTTAAAAAATGGGTGAAAATGATTCGTTTTTCTATCGGAATGAAAGCAACCGAAAAAGCAGCCACTAAAGCTACTTATAAAACCGTTTGGGTTGCGGGGCCAAGTATATCGCATACCAATGCTATTTTACCGATTAGAGATATTGTGAAAAAGCTAACAAGTTAG
- a CDS encoding aldo/keto reductase yields the protein MQKRELGIHGFEVSEVGLGCWQLGADWGEGLSQEAGFEILNEAVKSGITFFDTADVYGNGKSETLIGEFLKTTHAPIRVATKFGRADNAYPNKYTKAILRQSVEASIARLGVESLDLLQLHCIPTQYLENGDVFDWLRELKAEGLIKHFGASVETVEEGLICLKQEGLLSLQVIFNIFRQKLVTDLLPQAQAKGVGIIVRLPLASGLLSGKFTKETVFPENDHRNYNKNGEAFNVGETFAGLPFQKGIEFVETIKKDILPSHLSMVQLALRWLLDHEAVSTIIPGASSPKHIISNAEASTLEALSPEVQEALIDLYKTQIHQEIRGGY from the coding sequence ATGCAAAAAAGAGAATTAGGAATACACGGATTTGAAGTTAGTGAAGTTGGTTTAGGCTGTTGGCAATTAGGAGCAGATTGGGGAGAAGGACTATCTCAAGAAGCTGGTTTCGAGATTTTAAATGAAGCTGTAAAAAGCGGCATTACCTTTTTTGATACCGCAGATGTTTATGGTAACGGAAAAAGTGAAACTTTAATTGGCGAATTTCTAAAAACCACTCACGCACCAATACGTGTAGCAACTAAATTTGGTCGCGCAGACAATGCATACCCAAATAAATATACCAAAGCCATTTTACGTCAAAGTGTAGAAGCTTCTATAGCGCGTTTAGGTGTCGAATCTTTAGATTTACTACAACTTCATTGCATCCCAACTCAATATTTAGAAAACGGTGATGTTTTTGATTGGTTACGCGAATTAAAAGCAGAAGGACTTATAAAACATTTTGGTGCTAGCGTAGAAACCGTGGAAGAAGGTTTAATTTGCCTTAAGCAAGAAGGCTTACTTTCACTACAAGTAATATTCAATATATTCAGACAAAAACTGGTTACAGATTTGTTGCCACAAGCTCAGGCTAAAGGTGTTGGTATTATTGTACGTTTGCCTTTAGCAAGCGGATTATTATCGGGTAAATTCACAAAAGAGACGGTTTTTCCAGAAAACGATCATCGTAATTACAATAAAAACGGAGAAGCCTTTAACGTTGGCGAAACCTTTGCAGGTCTGCCATTTCAAAAAGGTATAGAGTTTGTAGAAACTATAAAAAAAGATATTCTACCAAGCCACCTATCCATGGTGCAATTGGCCTTGCGTTGGTTGCTCGATCATGAGGCGGTAAGTACTATTATTCCGGGTGCGAGCTCGCCAAAACATATTATTTCTAATGCAGAAGCTTCAACTTTAGAAGCATTGTCACCAGAAGTTCAAGAGGCATTAATCGATTTATACAAAACACAAATTCATCAAGAAATCCGTGGTGGATATTAG
- the uvrA gene encoding excinuclease ABC subunit UvrA, producing MTTNLSEVDPKQNIIIKGAKLHNLKNIDVVIPRNKLVVITGLSGSGKSSLAFDTLYAEGQRRYVESLSSYARQFLGRLNKPKVDYIKGIAPAIAIEQKVNSTNPRSTVGTTTEIYDYLKLLFARIGKTISPVSGDEVKKDTVTDVLNYLKTFPEREKMLLLAPIHLEEGRTIEDKLKALNQQGYARIKINEDVVRIDDATKIGKKDKILLVVDRIITKHEEDFYNRLADAIQTAFFEGKGECTIETLKDNKQRTFSNKFELDGLNFLEPNVHLFSFNNPYGACPTCEGYGDIVGIDEDLVIPNTALSVYESAIFPWRGESMSWYKDQLVNNSHKFDFPIHKPYFELTEKQQQLIWDGNKHFEGLNSFFAELESKAYKIQNRVMLSRYRGKTKCKTCNGKRLRVEANYVKVGSASISDLVEKPLDQLADFFNNLELNEHDTTIAKRLLKEINNRLEFLANVGLDYLTINRKSNTLSGGESQRINLATSLGSSLVGSMYILDEPSIGLHPKDTERLIMVLKSLRDLGNTVIVVEHDEDIMKAADSIIDIGPEAGTFGGHVVAQGDYDAILASDSLTAQYLNETLKIEVPKKRRQSKYYVDIKGARENNLKNIDVRFPLGMLTVVTGVSGSGKSTLVKKILHPALQKKLTDFGDKPGQFSSLEGNFTNIKQIEFVDQNPIGRSSRSNPVTYIKAYDDIRALFSKQKLSIIRNYQAKHFSFNVDGGRCETCKGEGEVTIEMQFMADVHLECETCKGKRFKKEVLEVTFADKNIDDILNLTIDDAVAFFEANDQAKIKNKLQPLQDVGLGYVTLGQSSSTLSGGEAQRIKLASFLGKGNKKEKALFIFDEPTTGLHFHDIQKLLKSFNALIENGHSIIVVEHNIELIKCADFIIDLGPKGGETGGNLVAVGTPEEIVKIKTSEIGKYLAEKI from the coding sequence ATGACTACTAATCTTTCCGAAGTTGATCCAAAACAAAACATCATTATAAAAGGTGCCAAATTACACAACCTTAAAAATATAGATGTTGTTATACCAAGAAACAAATTGGTTGTTATTACGGGGCTTTCGGGCTCTGGAAAATCGAGTTTAGCCTTCGACACGCTTTACGCGGAAGGCCAACGTCGCTATGTAGAAAGTTTATCTAGTTATGCGCGCCAGTTTTTAGGGCGTTTAAACAAACCAAAAGTAGACTATATAAAAGGTATTGCACCGGCCATAGCCATCGAGCAAAAGGTAAACTCTACCAATCCAAGATCTACCGTAGGTACTACAACCGAAATTTACGATTACCTCAAGTTATTATTTGCCAGAATAGGTAAAACAATATCACCAGTTTCTGGAGATGAAGTTAAAAAAGATACGGTTACCGATGTTTTAAATTACTTAAAAACATTTCCTGAACGCGAAAAAATGCTACTCCTCGCTCCTATTCATTTAGAAGAAGGACGAACTATAGAAGATAAATTAAAGGCCTTAAATCAACAAGGTTACGCTAGAATAAAAATTAATGAAGACGTTGTTAGAATAGACGACGCTACAAAAATTGGTAAAAAAGACAAGATTTTATTAGTTGTAGATCGTATTATTACTAAGCACGAAGAAGATTTCTACAACCGCTTAGCCGATGCCATACAAACTGCATTTTTTGAAGGTAAAGGCGAATGTACCATCGAAACTCTAAAGGATAATAAACAACGTACGTTTAGTAATAAATTTGAGTTAGACGGCTTAAACTTCTTAGAACCTAATGTGCATTTATTCAGTTTTAACAATCCTTACGGTGCCTGTCCAACATGCGAAGGTTATGGAGATATTGTTGGTATCGATGAAGATTTAGTTATACCAAACACCGCTTTATCGGTTTACGAAAGCGCCATTTTCCCTTGGCGTGGTGAGTCTATGAGTTGGTATAAAGATCAATTGGTAAACAACTCGCATAAATTTGATTTCCCAATACATAAACCTTATTTCGAACTTACCGAAAAACAGCAACAACTCATTTGGGATGGTAACAAACATTTCGAAGGTTTAAACAGCTTTTTTGCAGAGCTAGAATCTAAAGCATATAAAATTCAAAACCGCGTGATGTTATCCCGTTACCGCGGAAAAACCAAATGTAAAACCTGTAATGGCAAACGTCTACGCGTAGAAGCTAACTATGTAAAAGTAGGCAGCGCTAGCATTTCCGATTTAGTAGAGAAACCATTAGATCAATTAGCCGACTTTTTTAATAACCTAGAATTAAACGAGCACGACACCACTATTGCTAAACGTTTATTGAAAGAAATTAATAACCGTTTAGAGTTTTTAGCCAACGTTGGTCTCGATTACCTAACCATAAATAGAAAATCCAATACACTTTCCGGTGGGGAAAGTCAGCGTATCAATTTAGCAACCTCTTTAGGTAGTAGTTTAGTGGGATCTATGTATATTTTAGATGAGCCTAGTATAGGCTTGCACCCAAAAGATACCGAACGTTTAATAATGGTTTTAAAGTCCCTACGCGATTTAGGTAATACCGTAATTGTTGTAGAGCACGACGAAGATATTATGAAGGCTGCCGATAGCATTATCGATATTGGACCAGAGGCAGGAACCTTTGGCGGACACGTTGTTGCGCAAGGTGATTACGATGCTATTTTGGCTTCCGACTCGTTAACAGCTCAATACTTAAACGAGACTTTAAAAATTGAAGTTCCTAAAAAACGTCGTCAATCTAAATACTATGTCGATATAAAAGGAGCACGAGAAAACAACCTTAAAAACATAGATGTTCGCTTTCCATTAGGCATGTTAACTGTAGTTACAGGTGTTTCTGGTAGCGGAAAAAGTACGCTCGTTAAAAAAATATTACACCCAGCTTTACAGAAAAAACTAACCGATTTCGGGGACAAACCCGGACAGTTTTCAAGTTTAGAAGGCAATTTTACAAACATAAAACAAATTGAATTTGTAGATCAAAACCCTATTGGGCGCTCATCTCGATCCAATCCGGTTACTTATATAAAAGCTTACGATGATATTCGTGCCTTATTTTCGAAGCAGAAATTAAGTATCATTAGAAACTATCAAGCCAAACACTTTTCATTTAATGTAGATGGCGGACGTTGCGAAACCTGTAAAGGTGAAGGCGAAGTGACTATAGAAATGCAATTTATGGCCGATGTGCACCTAGAGTGCGAAACCTGTAAAGGCAAACGCTTTAAAAAAGAAGTGCTCGAAGTTACCTTTGCAGATAAAAATATAGACGATATTTTAAACCTAACCATAGACGATGCCGTGGCTTTTTTCGAGGCCAACGATCAGGCTAAAATTAAGAACAAACTCCAACCGCTGCAAGATGTAGGTTTGGGCTATGTAACCCTTGGGCAAAGCTCCTCTACCCTTTCTGGTGGCGAGGCCCAGCGTATTAAACTAGCGTCATTTTTAGGTAAAGGCAACAAAAAGGAAAAGGCACTCTTTATTTTCGATGAACCTACAACCGGACTGCATTTTCACGATATTCAAAAACTATTAAAATCTTTTAATGCTTTAATTGAAAACGGACATTCTATTATTGTTGTCGAACATAATATAGAGCTTATTAAATGTGCCGATTTTATTATCGACTTAGGACCTAAAGGTGGTGAAACCGGTGGAAACCTTGTTGCTGTAGGAACTCCCGAAGAAATTGTAAAAATTAAAACTTCGGAAATTGGAAAATATTTAGCTGAGAAAATTTAA